One Candidatus Nitrotoga arctica genomic window, TTTCCCTGCCAGAAATGACTTGGGTTAACTGGCCTACCGTCATGCTGGATTGGCTTGTGTCATTGGGTAAACCCCTCGCTGCTGGCCTGCCGCTTCTGGCGTTAAGTTTTGCTATCGCGGGTTATTTTAGCGTGCGCATGCTGTGGTATGCGATTGTGGTATGGGAATGGCGCAGGCGTGCATCACGGCGGCAATAATGATTTTCAGGGGCAGCGCATATGCCACTGTGCTCAATTTTTTATACCCTGGTATGGTTTTCGGCAAGTCGGACTTATTGACTAAGATAAAAAGATTGTGATGAAAAAACTTGACCAATTGAATTTTGATAATACTTTTTCTCGGCTGCCAGATATTTTTCATAGCCGTCTGAATCCTACGCCGTTGCCCCATTCCTATTTGGTTAGTTTTAATGCGAGTGCTGCCGAATTAATTAATTTGGATGTAACCGAAGCTGAGCGCGCGGATTTCGCCGATTATTTTATTGGTAACCGTTTGCTGCCTGGCAGCGAGCCATTATCGATGCTCTACGCCGGGCACCAATTTGGTTCCTTTGTGTCTCAATTGGGAGATGGGCGCGCAATTTTGCTTGGTGAAATAAAAAACAGCAATGGAGAGTATTGGGATATTCAATTGAAAGGGGCTGGTATCACACCGTTTTCGCGCAATGGCGATGGGCGTGCCGTGCTGCGATCCAGCATTCGTGAATACTTGTGTTCAGAAGCAATGCATGGCCTGGGTATTCCTACTTCTCGTGCTTTGTGCATTGTGGGCAGCGACGCAGAGGTGTACCGTGAGACTATCGAAAGTGCCGCGGTGGTTACTCGTTTATCACCGTCGCATGTGCGTTTTGGTTCGTTTGAGGTGTTCGCCTATAGGGATCAGCACGAGCCGATCGCCTTGCTTGCTGATTATGTTATCGCCAAGCATTTTCCTGATATAAGCGATGCGCCGGACAAGTACTTGCGTTTTTTGAATGAAGTAATCACGCGCACCGCAAGTCTGATGGCTCAATGGCAAGCTGTCGGTTTCGCACATGGCGTGATGAATACGGACAACATGTCGATCCTGGGGCTAACTTTCGA contains:
- a CDS encoding protein adenylyltransferase SelO, producing MKKLDQLNFDNTFSRLPDIFHSRLNPTPLPHSYLVSFNASAAELINLDVTEAERADFADYFIGNRLLPGSEPLSMLYAGHQFGSFVSQLGDGRAILLGEIKNSNGEYWDIQLKGAGITPFSRNGDGRAVLRSSIREYLCSEAMHGLGIPTSRALCIVGSDAEVYRETIESAAVVTRLSPSHVRFGSFEVFAYRDQHEPIALLADYVIAKHFPDISDAPDKYLRFLNEVITRTASLMAQWQAVGFAHGVMNTDNMSILGLTFDYGPFGFMETYDPGFICNHSDHGGRYAFDQQPQIGLWNLACLAQALTPIIAVEEAQEALENYEPTYFEHYTELMGKKLGLTNVTKEDASLVTPLLEMMRASQLDYTNLFRSLGLFKFAPDERSSELRDQFVDRAAFDAWADVYRTRLQSEPGTDEERKARMDKVNPKYILRNSMAQSAIALAERERDFSEVDRLLALLSRPFDEQPEMEDYAAPAPDWARHVVVSCSS